A window of the Desulforegula conservatrix Mb1Pa genome harbors these coding sequences:
- a CDS encoding type II toxin-antitoxin system VapC family toxin — MVLIDTDVIIWYMRGNENAFDIIENSNGFFISVVTYMELVQGMRNKKELTCLRKALHGWNTKILYVSEDISAKAMFFVEQHFLSHSIQLADALIGSTAIAYGLPILTGNEKHYKAMGDIKINKFIP, encoded by the coding sequence ATGGTGCTCATAGATACCGATGTAATCATCTGGTACATGAGAGGTAACGAGAATGCCTTTGATATTATAGAAAATTCAAATGGTTTCTTTATTTCTGTCGTTACTTACATGGAACTGGTTCAAGGAATGAGAAACAAAAAAGAGTTAACCTGTCTCCGAAAAGCTCTTCATGGCTGGAATACAAAAATTCTTTATGTTTCTGAAGACATATCGGCAAAAGCCATGTTTTTTGTAGAGCAGCATTTTTTAAGTCATTCAATTCAATTGGCTGATGCATTAATTGGATCTACTGCCATTGCTTATGGTCTTCCAATTCTTACAGGAAACGAAAAGCACTATAAGGCTATGGGCGATATAAAAATAAATAAGTTTATCCCATAA